The Desulfovibrio sp. region CGCTTGTGTTTGTGGGCTCGTCGCTTGGAGGCTTTTATACCTCGCAGGTCGCCCCGCTGTTTTCAGCCAACTGCATGCTCATCAACCCCGCCATCCGGCCAGCACAAAGTTTGCGGCAGTTTCTGGGACGCAATACCTACTTTCATTCTGGCCGCCATTGGGAATTTACCGAGACCATCTGCAACAGCTACCAGAATTTTTGTGACAGACGCGCGGCCCCCATTGAGCGCCTTGTGGTCATTGGCAGGAACGACACCACGCTTGATCCGGAAGAAGGCCGTCAGTACTGGCAGAACCACGCCATAATCCACGAAACGGATGACGCCCACAGCATAGAATCCATTGATGCGGTCATGCAGGCAAGCCTCAACAGGTGGCTGCACCTGGGCTAAAGCCGTAACACGCATATGAGGCGGCACCGCCTGCATAATAAAGGAAAACCCCCGGTCATGCCGGGGGTTTTATTCTGTTGTACGTGAGCAATGCTCTCGGGG contains the following coding sequences:
- a CDS encoding YqiA/YcfP family alpha/beta fold hydrolase; protein product: MLVYIHGFNSSPASNTYHKLKALFADAQALEYPSEGLFADNMTLLCQQVELLKAAATTPLVFVGSSLGGFYTSQVAPLFSANCMLINPAIRPAQSLRQFLGRNTYFHSGRHWEFTETICNSYQNFCDRRAAPIERLVVIGRNDTTLDPEEGRQYWQNHAIIHETDDAHSIESIDAVMQASLNRWLHLG